A genomic stretch from Bos javanicus breed banteng chromosome 29, ARS-OSU_banteng_1.0, whole genome shotgun sequence includes:
- the RCOR2 gene encoding REST corepressor 2 isoform X2 — translation MPSVMEKPSAGSGILSRSRAKTAPNGGQPHSEDDSSEEEHSHDSMIRVGTNYQAVIPECKPESPARYSNKELKGMLVWSPNHCVSDAKLDKYIAMAKEKHGYNIEQALGMLLWHKHDVEKSLADLANFTPFPDEWTVEDKVLFEQAFGFHGKCFQRIQQMLPDKLIPSLVKYYYSWKKTRSRTSVMDRQARRLGGRKDKEDSDDLEEGRGAVSEGEPDAGDPKREPLPSRPLNTRPGPGKKEAQGSQYRHHPLRTRRRPPKGMYLSPEGLTAVSGSPDLANLTLRGLDSQLISLKRQVQSMKQTNSSLRQALEGGIDPLRPPEANTKFNSRWTTDEQLLAVQGPDYIRLHVGTPIGAPCAAPSSTSHLAVPAAPTAEATLAHCPHPASPATPTPAGPFPSAPAGPQPATTTSHPPCPGCIPPQCPPWPSAPTHLDWSPSGASGTLALSAEALRQPEAPEALGWASLGTSSFKPRTEGTRGRARSFEDPGLPRRAQLAPWILHVVSGGQAWPGSGAL, via the exons ATGCCCTCGGTGATGGAGAAGCCGAGCGCGGGCTCCGGGATCCTGTCCCGCAGCCGGGCCAAGACGGCGCCCAACGGCGGACAGCCGCACTCGGAGGATGACAGCAGCGAGGAAGAGCACTCGCACG ACAGCATGATCCGCGTTGGAACCAATTACCAGGCCGTAATTCCGGAGTGCAAGCCTG AGAGCCCCGCACGCTACAGTAACAAGGAGCTGAAGGGGATGTTGGTGTGGTCCCCCAACCACTGTGTGTCAGATGCCAAGC TTGACAAGTACATTGCGATGGCCAAGGAGAAGCACGGTTACAACATCGAGCAG GCACTGGGCATGCTCCTGTGGCATAAACACGACGTAGAGAAGTCGCTGGCTGACCTGGCCAACTTCACCCCATTCCCGGATGAGTGGACGGTAGAGGACAAGGTGCTGTTTGAACAGGCCTTTGGCTTCCATGGCAAGTGCTTCCAGCGGATCCAGCAGATG ctgccTGACAAGCTGATTCCTAGCCTGGTGAAGTATTACTACTCTTGGAAGAAGACCCGCAGCCGGACCAGTGTGATGGACAGACAGGCTCGGCGGCTTGGGGGCCGAAAGGACAAAGAAGACAG CGATGATCTTGAAGAGGGACGAGGAGCCGTGAGTGAGGGGGAGCCGGACGCTGGAGACCCCAAGAGAGAG CCTCTGCCCTCTCGGCCCCTGAATACCCGCCCAGGCCCAGGAAAGAAGGAGGCCCAGGGCTCCCAGTACCGCCACCATCCTCTGAGAACTCGGAGGCGCCCGCCCAAAGGCATGTACCTGAGCCCCGAGGGCCTCACCGCAGTGTCGGGGAGCCCGGACCTTGCTAACCTCACGCTTCGAGGCCTTGACTCCCAGCTCATCTCCCTCAAGCGCCAG GTGCAAAGCATGAAGCAGACCAATAGCAGCCTCCGCCAAGCCCTGGAGGGCGGCATTGATCCACTCCGCCCCCCTGAG GCCAATACCAAGTTCAACTCCCGCTGGACCACGGATGAGCAGCTCTTGGCCGTACAAG GTCCAGATTACATCCGTCTCCACGTCGGGACCCCGATCGGGGCCCCCTGCGCcgccccctcctccacctcccacctCGCTGTCCCAGCCGCCCCCACTGCTGAGGCCACCCTTGcccactgcccccaccctgcTTCGCCAGCCACCCCCACTCCAGCAGGGCCGTTTCCTTCAGCCCCGGCTGGCCCCCAACCAGCCACCACCACCTCTCATCCGCCCTGCCCTGGCTGCATCCCGCCACAGTGCCCGCCCTGGCCCTCAGCCCCCACCCACCTTGATTGGAGCCCCTCTGGAGCCTCCGGCACCCTCGCTCTGAGCGCTGAGGCTCTCCGCCAACCAGAGGCTCCAGAAGCCCTCGGCTGGGCATCCCTGGGGACCTCCAGCTTCAAACCAAGGACAGAAGGGACTAGAGGTCGCGCCAGGTCTTTCGAGGACCCGGGGCTGCCGCGACGGGCACAGCTGGCCCCGTGGATTCTGCACGTTGTTTCTGGTGGCCAAGCCTGGCCAGGGTCTGGGGCCTTGTGA
- the RCOR2 gene encoding REST corepressor 2 isoform X1, whose translation MPSVMEKPSAGSGILSRSRAKTAPNGGQPHSEDDSSEEEHSHDSMIRVGTNYQAVIPECKPESPARYSNKELKGMLVWSPNHCVSDAKLDKYIAMAKEKHGYNIEQALGMLLWHKHDVEKSLADLANFTPFPDEWTVEDKVLFEQAFGFHGKCFQRIQQMLPDKLIPSLVKYYYSWKKTRSRTSVMDRQARRLGGRKDKEDSDDLEEGRGAVSEGEPDAGDPKREPLPSRPLNTRPGPGKKEAQGSQYRHHPLRTRRRPPKGMYLSPEGLTAVSGSPDLANLTLRGLDSQLISLKRQVQSMKQTNSSLRQALEGGIDPLRPPEANTKFNSRWTTDEQLLAVQAIRRYGKDFGAIAEVIGNKTLTQVKTFFVSYRRRFNLEEVLQEWEAEQDGAPGAPVPMEEARRGAPLPAPALEEDDEVQITSVSTSGPRSGPPAPPPPPPPTSLSQPPPLLRPPLPTAPTLLRQPPPLQQGRFLQPRLAPNQPPPPLIRPALAASRHSARPGPQPPPTLIGAPLEPPAPSL comes from the exons ATGCCCTCGGTGATGGAGAAGCCGAGCGCGGGCTCCGGGATCCTGTCCCGCAGCCGGGCCAAGACGGCGCCCAACGGCGGACAGCCGCACTCGGAGGATGACAGCAGCGAGGAAGAGCACTCGCACG ACAGCATGATCCGCGTTGGAACCAATTACCAGGCCGTAATTCCGGAGTGCAAGCCTG AGAGCCCCGCACGCTACAGTAACAAGGAGCTGAAGGGGATGTTGGTGTGGTCCCCCAACCACTGTGTGTCAGATGCCAAGC TTGACAAGTACATTGCGATGGCCAAGGAGAAGCACGGTTACAACATCGAGCAG GCACTGGGCATGCTCCTGTGGCATAAACACGACGTAGAGAAGTCGCTGGCTGACCTGGCCAACTTCACCCCATTCCCGGATGAGTGGACGGTAGAGGACAAGGTGCTGTTTGAACAGGCCTTTGGCTTCCATGGCAAGTGCTTCCAGCGGATCCAGCAGATG ctgccTGACAAGCTGATTCCTAGCCTGGTGAAGTATTACTACTCTTGGAAGAAGACCCGCAGCCGGACCAGTGTGATGGACAGACAGGCTCGGCGGCTTGGGGGCCGAAAGGACAAAGAAGACAG CGATGATCTTGAAGAGGGACGAGGAGCCGTGAGTGAGGGGGAGCCGGACGCTGGAGACCCCAAGAGAGAG CCTCTGCCCTCTCGGCCCCTGAATACCCGCCCAGGCCCAGGAAAGAAGGAGGCCCAGGGCTCCCAGTACCGCCACCATCCTCTGAGAACTCGGAGGCGCCCGCCCAAAGGCATGTACCTGAGCCCCGAGGGCCTCACCGCAGTGTCGGGGAGCCCGGACCTTGCTAACCTCACGCTTCGAGGCCTTGACTCCCAGCTCATCTCCCTCAAGCGCCAG GTGCAAAGCATGAAGCAGACCAATAGCAGCCTCCGCCAAGCCCTGGAGGGCGGCATTGATCCACTCCGCCCCCCTGAG GCCAATACCAAGTTCAACTCCCGCTGGACCACGGATGAGCAGCTCTTGGCCGTACAAG CCATCCGTAGGTATGGCAAAGACTTTGGGGCTATTGCAGAGGTGATTGGGAACAAGACTCTGACCCAGGTGAAGACCTTCTTTGTGAGCTACCGGCGCCGCTTCAATCTGGAGGAGGTGCTGCAGGAGTGGGAGGCCGAGCAGGATGGGGCCCCTGGAGCCCCGGTCCCCATGGAGGAGGCTAGGAGAGGGGCTCCCTTGCCAGCCCCAGCCCTAGAGGAAGATGATGAg GTCCAGATTACATCCGTCTCCACGTCGGGACCCCGATCGGGGCCCCCTGCGCcgccccctcctccacctcccacctCGCTGTCCCAGCCGCCCCCACTGCTGAGGCCACCCTTGcccactgcccccaccctgcTTCGCCAGCCACCCCCACTCCAGCAGGGCCGTTTCCTTCAGCCCCGGCTGGCCCCCAACCAGCCACCACCACCTCTCATCCGCCCTGCCCTGGCTGCATCCCGCCACAGTGCCCGCCCTGGCCCTCAGCCCCCACCCACCTTGATTGGAGCCCCTCTGGAGCCTCCGGCACCCTCGCTCTGA